CTACCCTGTTCAATAAGACAGCCATATATGGCTATTtacattaaacataaaattaaattaaatgtcacACTAGCTGCATTTCAATTGCTGGatagtcacatgtggctggtggccacTGCACTGGACAGAACAGATATAGGACATGTCCATCATCGCAGAAGTTCCACTGGGCAGAGCTGGATTCTGGACAGCAATCAGGACAGGAAGCTTGTGGTTGAGAGGTTCCTGAATAGGTGAAAGGATCAACGTGGGGAAATAGGCACTTCTCTGGGTGAtgcagtgagagctctcccacgCAGCCAGGTGACTAGTGAGGTCCCCACTGGCACACCCACCCCCAAAATGCATCCCCCAAAGTCCCCTCGCCATCGGAAAAGGCCTTTTCCCACGAAGCCTCTTCCGGGAGTCCAGGGATTGGGGGCAGGAAGCTGGGGGACAGGTGGTATAGCTTAAGCTGACCTCTTGGGAGCAGCGGAATCTCCACACTCCAGGACGCAGTGGGGGGCGGGAAGAGGCTTCCCCCGGCCCTGCCCCAGGCTACACAGGAAGAGCGGCCCCGGCCGAGATGGGAAGGAGGAGGCCACTTCGTTGCAACGGAAGCGGGGGAAGTGAACCGAGGGCTACCGGGCCTGAGACCCGGGTGGGGGCGGGCCCTGCGGGCCCACCCACCCCGGCCCCACCCGGGCCCCACCTCCTGCGTCACGGCCTCTCCGGGGGCGTCACCCCGCCAGGCTCTCCAGGTAAATGTGGCCGCAGCCGCCCGCGGCGGCAGGCAGCGCACCCCTCCCCGGCcagcgggccgggccggggcggggtggggtgggagcgttcccgcggcccccgccccgccgcctGTGATGTCACAATCGCGGCGGGCCCCGGCGTTCCGGGGTCGGCTTCGGCTTCGGGCGCCCAGCTGCGAGGCGGCGATTGAAGCGGGCCGCTGGCTCCTGAGTCATGGACTTCCCCTGGCCCCTCCTCTACCACTCCCACTCCCGCGCCGGGCCCCCCCGCAGGGGCTAGCGTCCGCGCGGCGGCTCCGAGGGGGTGGGGCTGCAGGGAATGGCTGTGCCCCCTTCGGCTCCCCTGCCGTGCTCGCCCTTTTACCTGAGGAGGCAGGCGCCTTGCCCGCAGTGCTCATGGGGCATGGAGGAGAAGGCTGCGGCCGGCGCAGGCTGCCGGGAACCGCCGGGCCCCCCGAGGGCCGCCGCCGTCCCGTGCTTCGGCATATCCGTGGACCAGGACGACATCCTCCCCGGCGCCCTGCGCCTCATCCGGGAGCTGCGGCCGCTTTGGAAGCCCCAGCAAGTTCGGACCAAGGTAGCAGAGCGGGCGCGGGGCAGGGGATGGGGCCCCGCCGGGGCTGGAACGGGGATGCGTGGACGTGTGTTCGTGCATCCTTCCGGGTGTCGGTCCCAGGGCTGCGCGGCTGCTGCCCAGAAGAGGGTTGAAATGGTGGTTTGCGTATGTAtttctttctccatctatttTAGTTCCCAAGCAAAGCTAGGCTCCCGCCACCCTCGGCCCTCCACACCCACCCCTCCTCCTGGGGCTCTCGGGCACGCGGGAGATCCACCTGCCGACTGTCAGCACGTTGTGCGTGCGGGCCCCACCCCCTGTCGCCGTGCGCCGGTGCCCCTCGCTGCCCAGAAGCAAGTAGCCATCCGGCTCTGAAACCTGCGGAGGCAGGAACTTTTCAGGGCGCCCCCCACACTCACACACCCCATAGTGGGAGCAAAGCCTCCGGGCTCCGAGCTGCTCCTGCTGGTCCCAGGAGCCACCCTGAGGAATTCCAGCTAGCCCCGAGCCCTGAGCTGCGTGGAAAGCCTCACCATCGCCCCTAGCTCTGCCTCAGCTCCCCCTACACAGGGCACCTCCTCGCTCTGCTGGGCACGTTGGCAGGGACACAGACGTGGGCAGAGCCTCCCCCTGAGGAGCCTCAGGCTGACTTCCCACAAGACCTGCCTCCTCTGGAAAGAGTCTTCAGCTGTCCCATTCCCTCTGGGAGCTGCCTGTGGACGATGTTGCCCTGAGTGGGCACCTGCAGCTTGTGCTGGAGTGGTAGGGACTCCATGCTGGTGGGCCTTCCGGGTGGGGAAAGGTGAGGTTCAGGACCATGTGTGAAGGTTGACAGACGCcttttgggggaggggtgagtgggtaacattttcagaataaaagaCAGCTTTGGTGTAAAACCGTCAGGGCATCAAGCAGGCCTGAGGTTAATTCCAGCACTGGCCTAACACGCTGTCTTCCAGttcctcccctctctgggcctcagtttccccaccttttATTACTTCGAATGTCCCTAAGGCCCCTTCCAGCTCTCTCCCACCGTGCCCCATAAATTCCATGGTTCATTCCTCCTTGTCGCCCTACCCAGAGAACCTGCCCAGGATctactctctctgtctcttctggCCCTAAGGAGCTCTGACCAGCTGGCCCTGGGGTGGGTGCCAACCTCAGTACCCTCCTGTACCTCTGCCGCTGCATGGGGCAAGAGGGACAGCAAGGGGCCCTCTGCCTGGCAGGTGGTGAGAGGCAAGTCGGGTCAGGCTGTACCCGTCCTAGGTGACTCCCCTCCCTCTGCAGCATCCTGGTCCATGGGGGTTTCTTTCAGGGCCtgatgggagtggggaggggaggctaaGTGGTGTGAAAATTCCTCCACCGCCAAATCCCATCCACTAGAGGCAGACCCAGGAGAAGCACGCCTGGGCTGAGCCCAAgctgccatttttttcttgaactcTCTGGTCTACCTCAAGCATTGGGAGAGGGTGGAGGGTTAGGAGCAGTGCTGAGCTCTTTACTAAGTGAGAGGGCTAAAGGACGGGGGTTCTGTGTGATTGTGCTCAGCATTGAAACGAGCACCCGGTGCTGGAGCTGGGTCACCACAGGGCAAGAGCAGAGACCCTGCCCCACACATCCCTGTGCTGCCCTCTCCCCCATGCCAGCGCTTCACTGATGGCATTACCAACAAGCTGGTGGCCTGCTACGTGGAGGAGGACATGCAGGACTGTGTGCTGGTCCGGGTGTACGGGGAGCGGACGGAGCTGCTGGTGGACCGGGAGAATGAGGTCAGGAACTTCCAGCTGCTGCGAGCACATGGCTGCGCCCCCAAACTCTACTGCACCTTCCAGAATGGGCTGTGCTACGAGTACATGAGGGGCATGGCCCTGGGGCCAGAGCACATCCGTGAGCCCCGGCTCTTCAGGTGAGGAGGGTGCCCAGTGTATCATTCATCTCCATGATTCCACAGGCCTTGGGCTTTGAAATCGTTGGCCAGCCTCCCTGGTGGAGTGGCGTCCATGAAAGAGACTCTTAAGATCTGTGAACTCCCTGAAATTGcatgaaaaatgtgtgtgtgtttatgtgcctTGCTCTGCGGAGAGGAGCTATAATTTTGTGTAGATTTTCAGTGGGGTCTGCTAGGAGGATGTGTTCTTGGGGAGGCAAGTGAGAATTTTGGTGAACATGGGACCAAAGGGGGATCTACTTCCTGGCCCATGCCTCAGTCCTCCACCCATCCCAAGTCTGACCTGGAAATGTCTCGGAGCCTTGGAAGTGAAATCCCCAGAGTGCTCAGGGTTTCCTGCTCTCCGCTCCTGGCGAGGGCTCAGCCATTCCTGGAAAATGGGCCTTATCCAGGGTGAGTGTGGTTGTACCAACCCAGAGAGATGCCTCCCCACCCCAGTCTCAGCTCCTTCTGGGCTTCCTGACAAGATAGGAGCCCAGGTTTGGGGAACTGCTGAGGCTTCTTTCCAGAGGCTCACAAGGACCCATGGCCCCCAGGGAGCCGCTCCTATTAAACACCTGGATGTGTAGGACCCAGGAACCGGACTTAACCTTTAAGCCCTGTGGATGCCACTGTTGGGGGTCTGGAAGGGGGAGAACCAAGGAAGAGCCCATATTATGCTCTCCTCTGACCATGCTGAGCAGGGATGTCAGGCAGGCtccttcttcctccccacaaTGCCACGCCCATGTGCAGGGCACTCAGACTGTAGTGAGGCTTGAGGCAAACCGAAATTTACCCCTGACACCGGGAACAACAGCATGGGGGTCTGCTTGAGACCCTTGGGATCTGTCCTGTCCCACCTAAGGGGAAGGAGCCTTTCAAATCTTGAAGGGAAACAGGAAAGCCCACGCAGGGAGTAGACCAAGAAGCTTCTTAGCTGTCACCTGCTACCCAGCTGACCTCAAGCTAGTGCGCCTGGCCCTATTTGCAGTGAACCCCTAGCAGGCCCTCTAGGGACTTAGAAGAAGGAAATCTGAGAGCACTGCCTCTCCGGCTGGTTGAGCCTCAGGATATTCATGTGGAGTTGTATGTTGtagctgtatgtgtgtgtatctggggtgggggtgggacatGCAGCCCTGTGCGAGGGTCTTCTCAGGCTCCAGGTGATGGTTCAGAATGCACCCAGCTAGAGATGTGAGGTCAGAGCGGGGGCCGGGGGAACTCTGTCCTGACTTCTCCCACAGTACccctcccagctctccctcaGTCTTGTGCAAAAAAGCTCAGATATTGTCAGGTCCTCCACCACTCCCAGTCTCCCGCCACCTCTGGGAATCTGATGCTGTCACTCATTCTTTCATGGAAACAATTACCGTTGTCAGGAAGATTGAAGATGGATTTAGGTTTGATAATAAGAAGAACTTTACATTTGGGGGAGAGCCAGAAATTGGGATAAGTATGGGAGGTAGACCCTTCCTTGATGATTTTCCCAGGATAGACCATTATCCTTCTGGCATGAAGGTGGATCTCTGAgggaaaggcagggaggaagAGGCCTCAGGAGCCACCTCCCCAGGTTCCCCTGAACCTCgcctccccacctctgcctcctgccGAGGCTTTGCAGCATAAAAACGCTGACTGTTGAGGTTACTTTCATTGCTATTCCAGACAACAGCCCTATTGATATTCAAGGAAACACTCTGTTTAGGCTCTTTTCGGAATCTTCCTTTGGGTAGGGGAACCCCGGGTCTCAGGGGCCGCTCCCCTGCCTTGCCCAAGCCCTGGCgggctccctcctgccccagggcctctcGCCTCTGAAAGCACAGCCTTCATCTCTCACCCACTCGGTCGCTGCCacgccccctgccccctccaccctTTAGGAGGTGGGAGCCTTGGGGGCTTCTGGAGGAGCCCCTAGTCTGCCCTGCTATCCTGTTGGGCAATGGCTGTCCCTTCCAAGGACGTGGCCAGGGGAGGGGGTGTCGCTGGAACAGCTCGGTAACAAGGTTTCAGACAGCCAATGCTTTTGTTGTCTTTCCCAGTGATTATTATTCGAGCAACAGGCAGAGGCGAAGGAAGCTTGAATGCTGGAGGCTTGGCAGCtgagtggggggtggggctcCAGAAGGGAGAGCAGGCAGAGGACTGGGGGAGCCCAGCTGGGACACAGGGCCTCAGACGCTGGGGTCCTTATCAAGGCCTTCCCTCTCTGCCCGGTCAGTCCTCCATCCACCCCCGCCCTCTCCCAGCAACCTTCCCCAGCTCtgctttctcctctccccaccgccccctccttctctcccggGACCTTGGATAATGTCCACAGGAGAACTTGAAAATAGAACGCTGGTTTGTTTTGCGTCCTTGGCACCCAGCCGCCAGCATCAACTCCCTGCCGCAGAGGAAGGGGCTGCCCTGGGCCAGcctgcttccctccccaccttGACCAGGCTGATAAGAGACAAGCATTTCTTCCCTGCGTGGCATTA
This genomic stretch from Kogia breviceps isolate mKogBre1 chromosome 1, mKogBre1 haplotype 1, whole genome shotgun sequence harbors:
- the ETNK2 gene encoding ethanolamine kinase 2 isoform X2; translated protein: MAVPPSAPLPCSPFYLRRQAPCPQCSWGMEEKAAAGAGCREPPGPPRAAAVPCFGISVDQDDILPGALRLIRELRPLWKPQQVRTKRFTDGITNKLVACYVEEDMQDCVLVRVYGERTELLVDRENEVRNFQLLRAHGCAPKLYCTFQNGLCYEYMRGMALGPEHIREPRLFSLSADVPKVEVLERELAWLKEHLPQLDSPVVFCHNDLLCKNIIYDSTKGHVRFIDYEYAGYNYQAFDIGNHFNEFAGVNEVDYCQYPARETQLQWLRYYLQAQKGMAVTPREVERLYVQVNKFALASHFFWALWALIQSQFSTIDFNFLRYAVIRFNQYFKVKPQVSALEMPK